One Vidua chalybeata isolate OUT-0048 chromosome 22, bVidCha1 merged haplotype, whole genome shotgun sequence genomic region harbors:
- the FHAD1 gene encoding forkhead-associated domain-containing protein 1 isoform X2, producing the protein MRSAPRPAQAAAALEAQARFRTWCSSDAQKTSDRTELLLLSSLRLQFILAQMALGRRGIETESPLLNSASPTMPAFLKSPEGCFQLKSHTTTIGSHKGADIVLQAAGVADRHAALEFSTSNNSFILQDFNSPHGTFVNSCQVQNAAVRVRPGDILSFGSAGASFELVVDGAAQMSCPPKRRVGWSGQLQVVAEPKLWTPASPLCLPSLQGQLPPGSLGSGAPRAPGHVPHLVLPRRPASARDRSTASATSLHTSSRTPVLRPVSASFSGDGASSVGRAPSLGPHEVDLLLQEKGEKLLEKEMGHLFGLETESKGKDVLIRDLQEEIAAMAKKLAQAAVRNEAELTQKLLTFNRELGAQTEEIKALREQINDLQKGSNQVFSHSLRERDLEIGRLRRESEKLKRDQALTAGLVSNMQRELTQKKQKIQQLQQETEKLNKENQEKDNQLAVVSAKCSRIKEETKRELGEQELISCRNRIEELEQDLEQLQGEIRRHESVQKQLAEKAKAEEELKAAWSQQAEQLQEMGRRERLLQSDVQQAGEQLESFKTRVMQVCCPSAAGSTGKAVTEQQVIEKVRQISDENQQSHEREKSLQKELSSRLAKEREVSANMEVFKNSLQKLQACLRRPCSSASLRGELGQLEVLCLDPSVSAIRTAVVDMARGPLSWLEGAEQLLDSAGMDLHTSSKGLLAALGNLLEKSQETAQRNQMLQEQLEKLQELQAELLQEHTKELEAKHEQDLQIKIQHIILEKDKESKQILESAVTEERDKCKKSVEEKEKKIQELESHLRSMAEATAKKAEEQELTEGKLREALHELKEITAQEAVLQQQNQQLRTVQEENELQRQKLQEEVAGYREQSKQHSLTILALEDRLLEATQQQKVLEEEKAALVEKMEGFQCDAHSSASGAWLKICPAMESHVCLRKLQEELAVVQGTLLEKKAVISRLSRELSETRTRMSDMRGELSEEQKVELEHSQRQLKHREWEVNQLRKKLSKMSSLVEEKDRALKAAAEELSQAQTHCQVLRDASQQTLENEEDAPRTPVQEPPSDLAELGAKCRGLRHEETIQRQKAGLAELRERVKMLEKRQCSGAVKSDSEPLVVRVKDLPEKIVQPRGLELEPASVLGGKLKAGKAPDHVPNGSSFRITNSTVSLEMAEETDLGEKMYLDVIGALGSLVEMKELSGMQPLQHLPQEKRAEVGLQRQKALELLYKKIRNLQVHLERKEEVLKDYEGSVEQLRQSQASLRRCQEEMSSLEDEAHREAEEKALLREALERMQLQLDQEKRLRQAAKRHKVRRQHPIPALCTQPAPPGGNHPQSGQSDHHKRLQVPGPQRSAAASRQHPLLKLEELQTPVAMTLHHV; encoded by the exons ATGCGCAGTGCCCCGCGGCCGGCGCAGGCCGCAGCAGCGCTGGAGGCCCAGGCGAGGTTCCGGACTTGGTGTTCCAGTGATGCACAAAAAACTTCTGATcgcacagagctgctcctgttGTCTTCGTTGAG GCTGCAGTTCATACTGGCACAGATGGCATTGGGCAGGAGGGGCATTGAGACAGAATCACCACTGCTGAACTCAG CCTCGCCAACAATGCCGGCTTTCCTAAAGAGCCCGGAGGGGTGTTTCCAGTTGAAATCCCACACCACGACAATCGGGAGCCACAAAGGGGCCGACATCGTCCTGCAG gctgcaggagtAGCAGACCGTCATGCAGCCCTGGAATTCTCCACCTCAAACAACAGCTTCATCCTTCAAGACTTCAACTCCCCCCACGGCACCTTTGTCAACAGCTGCCAGGTCCAAAACGCGGCCGTCAGGGTGAGACCGGGGGACATCCTGAGCTTCGGCAGCGCGGGAGCGTCCTTCGAGCTGGTGGTGGATGGGGCTGCCCAG ATGTCCTGTCCCCCCAAGCGCCGCGTGGGGTGGAGTGGGCAGCTCCAGGTGGTTGCAGAACCCAAACTCTGGACTCCTGCATCtcctctgtgcctgccctcGCTGCAGGGGCAGCTTCCCCCTGGCTCCCTGGGCAGTGGGGCCCCCAGAGCCCCCGGCCACGTGCCCCATCTGGTGCTGCCAAGGCGACCTGCGAGTGCCCGGGATAGAagcacagccagtgccaccTCTCTGCACACGTCCAGCAGGACCCCTGTGCTGAGGCCAG TCTCAGCCAGCTTCTCAGGTGATGGTGCAAGCAGTGTGGGGAgagccccttccctggggcCTCATGAGGTGGATCtcctcctgcaggagaag GGTGAGaagctcctggagaaggaaatgggTCACCTTTTTGGTTTGGAAACAGAGTCAAAGGGGAAGGATGTGCTGATAAGAGACCTACAGGAAGAGATCGCAGCCATGGCAAAGAAACTGGcccaggcagcagtgaggaACGAGGCTGAGCTGACCCAGAAGCTGCTCACCTTCAACCGAGAGCTGGGAGCCCAAACAGAGGAGATCAAAGCCCTGAGGGAACAG ATCAATGACCTGCAGAAAGGCTCAAACCAAGTTTTCAGCCATTCCCTCCGTGAAAGAGACCTGGAGATCGGGAGGCTGCGGAGAGAAAGTGAGAAGTTGAAGAGGGACCAGGCTTTGACTGCAG GTCTGGTGAGCAACATGCAAAGAGAACTCACgcaaaagaagcagaaaatccagcagctccagcaagaGACTGAAAAACTGAATAAGGAAAATCAAGAGAAGGACAATCAGCTGGCTGTGGTTTCAGCCAAG TGCTCAAGaattaaagaagaaacaaagcgTGAACTCGGAGAGCAAGAACTCATCTCCTGCAGAAAT CGCATcgaggagctggagcaggacctggagcagctgcagggagagatcCGGAGGCATGAGAGTGTCCAAAAGCAACTGGCTGAGAAAGCCAAG gcagaggaagagctgAAGGCAGCCTGgtcccagcaggcagagcagctgcaggagatggGGCGCAGGGAACGCCTGCTGCAATCTGACGTGCAGCAAGCTGGGGAGCAG ctggagtcCTTCAAGACCCGAGTGATGCAAGTCTGTTGTCCatcagcagctggcagcacagggaaagcTGTAACAGAGCAGCAG GTGATAGAGAAGGTCAGGCAGATCTCTGATGAGAACCAACAAAGTcatgaaagagagaagagtCTGCAGAAGGAATTAAGCTCCAGGCTCGCAAAGGAGAGGGAGGTGTCTGCAAAcatggaggtgttcaagaaCTCCCTGCAGAAGCTCCAG GCTTGCCTGAGGAggccctgcagcagtgccagcctgcgaggggagctggggcagctggaggtGTTGTGCCTGGACCCCTCTGTCTCAGCCATCAGGACAGCAGTGGTGGACATGGCACGTGgtcccctgtcctggctggagggtgcagagcagctcctggacaGTGCGGGGATGGACCTGCACACCTCTAGCAAAG GGCTGTTGGCTGCTCTCGGGAACTTGTTGGAAAAGAGTCAGGAGACAGCACAGAGGAATCAGATGTTGCAg GAGCAATTAGagaagctccaggagctgcaggcagagctgctgcaggagcacacaAAGGAGCTGGAAGCAAAACATGAGCAAGACTTACAGATAAAAATCCAGCACATTATCCTGGAAAAGGACAAGGAGAGCAAACAG ATTCTGGAAAGCGCTGTCACTGAGGAGAGGGACAAATGCAAGAAGTCTgtggaggaaaaagagaagaagatcCAAGAGTTGGAAAGCCACCTAAGGAGCATGGCTGAG GCAACAGCAAagaaggcagaggagcaggagctgacagAGGGAAAACTGAGAGAGGCTTTGCACGAGCTGAAGGAAATCACTGCACAAGAG GCGGTGTTACAGCAGCAGAACCAACAGCTCAGGACTGTCCAGGAGGAAAACGAGCTACAGAGGCAGAAACTGCAAGAAGAGGTAGCAGGATATAGGGAGCAAAGCAAGCAGCATTCCCTGACCATCTTGGCTTTAGAGGACAGGCTGCTAGAGGCCACTCAGCAGCagaaggtgctggaggaggaaaaggcagcacTCGTGGAAAAAATGGAAG GATTTCAGTGTGATGCCCACAGCTCAGCATCAGGAGCTTGGCTGAAGATTTGTCCTGCCATGGAGTCTCACGTTTGTCTGAG AaaactgcaggaggagctggcagtggtGCAGggcacactcctggaaaagaaGGCAGTCATCAGCAGGCTCAGCAGGGAGCTGTCAGAAACCAGAACCAGGATGTCAGACATGAGAG GGGAGCTGAGTGAAGAGCAGAAGGtggagctggagcacagccagaGGCAGCTGAAACACCGGGAGTGGGAAGTGAACCAGCTCAGAAAGAAGCTATCCAAGATGTCCAGCCTTGTGGAGGAGAAGGATCGGGccctgaaagcagcagctgaagaattAAG TCAAGCCCAAACGCACTGCCAGGTGCTGAGGGATGCTTCCCAACAAACACTGGAGAACGAAGAGGATGCTCCCAGGACACCAGTGCAG GAGCCACCATCAGACTTGGCTGAGCTCGGTGCAAAATGCCGAGGCCTCAGGCACGAGGAAACGATCCAGCGCCAAAAAGCAGGTTTGGCCGAGCTCCGGGAGAGAGTAAAGATGCTGGAGAAGAGACAGTGCTCAG GTGCTGTGAAGAGCGATTCAGAGCCACTGGTGGTCCGGGTGAAAGACTTACCAGAGAAAATAGTCCAACCAAGAGGTCTTGAGCTGGAACCTGCTTCTGTGTTGGGAGGAAAACTGAAGGCTGGCAAG GCTCCTGACCATGTTCCTAATGGGAGCTCGTTCAGGATCACCAACAGCACAGTGAGCTTGGAAATGGCTGAGGAAACAGATTTGGGTGAGAAGATG TACCTTGATGTAATCGGTGCTCTGGGAAGCCTGGTGGAGATGAAGGAGCTGTCAGGAAtgcagcctctgcagcaccTTCCTCAGGAGAAAAGGGCAGAAGTGGGACTGCAGAGACAGAAGGCTCTGGAGCTGTTGTACAAGAAGATCAGGAACCTCCAGGTTCacctggaaaggaaagaagaagtgCTAAAAGATTATGAGGGAAGTGTGGAGCAGCTCAG GCAGAGCCAAGCTTCCCTGCGAAGGTGCCAGGAGGAGATGTCCAGCCTGGAAGATGaagcccacagggaggcagaagagaaggctctgctGCGAGAGGCTCTGGAGAGgatgcagctccagctggaccAGGAGAAGAGGCTGCGGCAAGCAGCCAAACGGCACAAGGTGAGAAGGCAACACCCAATTCCTGCTCTTTGTACACAGCCAGCTCCACCTGGTGGGAACCATCCACAGAGTGGTCAGTCGGACCATCACAAGAGGCTGCAGGTTCCGGGCCCCCAGCGCTCAGCCGCAGCATCGCGGCAGCATCCCTTGCTGAAGttggaggagctgcagacacCTGTAGCAATGACTTTGCACCATGTATGA
- the FHAD1 gene encoding forkhead-associated domain-containing protein 1 isoform X4 yields MRSAPRPAQAAAALEAQARFRTWCSSDAQKTSDRTELLLLSSLRLQFILAQMALGRRGIETESPLLNSASPTMPAFLKSPEGCFQLKSHTTTIGSHKGADIVLQAAGVADRHAALEFSTSNNSFILQDFNSPHGTFVNSCQVQNAAVRVRPGDILSFGSAGASFELVVDGAAQMSCPPKRRVGWSGQLQVVAEPKLWTPASPLCLPSLQGQLPPGSLGSGAPRAPGHVPHLVLPRRPASARDRSTASATSLHTSSRTPVLRPVSASFSGDGASSVGRAPSLGPHEVDLLLQEKQGEKLLEKEMGHLFGLETESKGKDVLIRDLQEEIAAMAKKLAQAAVRNEAELTQKLLTFNRELGAQTEEIKALREQINDLQKGSNQVFSHSLRERDLEIGRLRRESEKLKRDQALTAGLVSNMQRELTQKKQKIQQLQQETEKLNKENQEKDNQLAVVSAKCSRIKEETKRELGEQELISCRNRIEELEQDLEQLQGEIRRHESVQKQLAEKAKAEEELKAAWSQQAEQLQEMGRRERLLQSDVQQAGEQLESFKTRVMQVCCPSAAGSTGKAVTEQQVIEKVRQISDENQQSHEREKSLQKELSSRLAKEREVSANMEVFKNSLQKLQACLRRPCSSASLRGELGQLEVLCLDPSVSAIRTAVVDMARGPLSWLEGAEQLLDSAGMDLHTSSKGLLAALGNLLEKSQETAQRNQMLQEQLEKLQELQAELLQEHTKELEAKHEQDLQIKIQHIILEKDKESKQILESAVTEERDKCKKSVEEKEKKIQELESHLRSMAEATAKKAEEQELTEGKLREALHELKEITAQEAVLQQQNQQLRTVQEENELQRQKLQEEVAGYREQSKQHSLTILALEDRLLEATQQQKVLEEEKAALVEKMEGFQCDAHSSASGAWLKICPAMESHVCLRKLQEELAVVQGTLLEKKAVISRLSRELSETRTRMSDMRGELSEEQKVELEHSQRQLKHREWEVNQLRKKLSKMSSLVEEKDRALKAAAEELSQAQTHCQVLRDASQQTLENEEDAPRTPVQEPPSDLAELGAKCRGLRHEETIQRQKAGLAELRERVKMLEKRQCSGAVKSDSEPLVVRVKDLPEKIVQPRGLELEPASVLGGKLKAGKAPDHVPNGSSFRITNSTVSLEMAEETDLGEKMYLDVIGALGSLVEMKELSGMQPLQHLPQEKRAEVGLQRQKALELLYKKIRNLQVHLERKEEVLKDYEGSVEQLRQSQASLRRCQEEMSSLEDEAHREAEEKALLREALERMQLQLDQEKRLRQAAKRHKPGATKTLLRQAKGQGVHGRCCQIGKGSS; encoded by the exons ATGCGCAGTGCCCCGCGGCCGGCGCAGGCCGCAGCAGCGCTGGAGGCCCAGGCGAGGTTCCGGACTTGGTGTTCCAGTGATGCACAAAAAACTTCTGATcgcacagagctgctcctgttGTCTTCGTTGAG GCTGCAGTTCATACTGGCACAGATGGCATTGGGCAGGAGGGGCATTGAGACAGAATCACCACTGCTGAACTCAG CCTCGCCAACAATGCCGGCTTTCCTAAAGAGCCCGGAGGGGTGTTTCCAGTTGAAATCCCACACCACGACAATCGGGAGCCACAAAGGGGCCGACATCGTCCTGCAG gctgcaggagtAGCAGACCGTCATGCAGCCCTGGAATTCTCCACCTCAAACAACAGCTTCATCCTTCAAGACTTCAACTCCCCCCACGGCACCTTTGTCAACAGCTGCCAGGTCCAAAACGCGGCCGTCAGGGTGAGACCGGGGGACATCCTGAGCTTCGGCAGCGCGGGAGCGTCCTTCGAGCTGGTGGTGGATGGGGCTGCCCAG ATGTCCTGTCCCCCCAAGCGCCGCGTGGGGTGGAGTGGGCAGCTCCAGGTGGTTGCAGAACCCAAACTCTGGACTCCTGCATCtcctctgtgcctgccctcGCTGCAGGGGCAGCTTCCCCCTGGCTCCCTGGGCAGTGGGGCCCCCAGAGCCCCCGGCCACGTGCCCCATCTGGTGCTGCCAAGGCGACCTGCGAGTGCCCGGGATAGAagcacagccagtgccaccTCTCTGCACACGTCCAGCAGGACCCCTGTGCTGAGGCCAG TCTCAGCCAGCTTCTCAGGTGATGGTGCAAGCAGTGTGGGGAgagccccttccctggggcCTCATGAGGTGGATCtcctcctgcaggagaag CAGGGTGAGaagctcctggagaaggaaatgggTCACCTTTTTGGTTTGGAAACAGAGTCAAAGGGGAAGGATGTGCTGATAAGAGACCTACAGGAAGAGATCGCAGCCATGGCAAAGAAACTGGcccaggcagcagtgaggaACGAGGCTGAGCTGACCCAGAAGCTGCTCACCTTCAACCGAGAGCTGGGAGCCCAAACAGAGGAGATCAAAGCCCTGAGGGAACAG ATCAATGACCTGCAGAAAGGCTCAAACCAAGTTTTCAGCCATTCCCTCCGTGAAAGAGACCTGGAGATCGGGAGGCTGCGGAGAGAAAGTGAGAAGTTGAAGAGGGACCAGGCTTTGACTGCAG GTCTGGTGAGCAACATGCAAAGAGAACTCACgcaaaagaagcagaaaatccagcagctccagcaagaGACTGAAAAACTGAATAAGGAAAATCAAGAGAAGGACAATCAGCTGGCTGTGGTTTCAGCCAAG TGCTCAAGaattaaagaagaaacaaagcgTGAACTCGGAGAGCAAGAACTCATCTCCTGCAGAAAT CGCATcgaggagctggagcaggacctggagcagctgcagggagagatcCGGAGGCATGAGAGTGTCCAAAAGCAACTGGCTGAGAAAGCCAAG gcagaggaagagctgAAGGCAGCCTGgtcccagcaggcagagcagctgcaggagatggGGCGCAGGGAACGCCTGCTGCAATCTGACGTGCAGCAAGCTGGGGAGCAG ctggagtcCTTCAAGACCCGAGTGATGCAAGTCTGTTGTCCatcagcagctggcagcacagggaaagcTGTAACAGAGCAGCAG GTGATAGAGAAGGTCAGGCAGATCTCTGATGAGAACCAACAAAGTcatgaaagagagaagagtCTGCAGAAGGAATTAAGCTCCAGGCTCGCAAAGGAGAGGGAGGTGTCTGCAAAcatggaggtgttcaagaaCTCCCTGCAGAAGCTCCAG GCTTGCCTGAGGAggccctgcagcagtgccagcctgcgaggggagctggggcagctggaggtGTTGTGCCTGGACCCCTCTGTCTCAGCCATCAGGACAGCAGTGGTGGACATGGCACGTGgtcccctgtcctggctggagggtgcagagcagctcctggacaGTGCGGGGATGGACCTGCACACCTCTAGCAAAG GGCTGTTGGCTGCTCTCGGGAACTTGTTGGAAAAGAGTCAGGAGACAGCACAGAGGAATCAGATGTTGCAg GAGCAATTAGagaagctccaggagctgcaggcagagctgctgcaggagcacacaAAGGAGCTGGAAGCAAAACATGAGCAAGACTTACAGATAAAAATCCAGCACATTATCCTGGAAAAGGACAAGGAGAGCAAACAG ATTCTGGAAAGCGCTGTCACTGAGGAGAGGGACAAATGCAAGAAGTCTgtggaggaaaaagagaagaagatcCAAGAGTTGGAAAGCCACCTAAGGAGCATGGCTGAG GCAACAGCAAagaaggcagaggagcaggagctgacagAGGGAAAACTGAGAGAGGCTTTGCACGAGCTGAAGGAAATCACTGCACAAGAG GCGGTGTTACAGCAGCAGAACCAACAGCTCAGGACTGTCCAGGAGGAAAACGAGCTACAGAGGCAGAAACTGCAAGAAGAGGTAGCAGGATATAGGGAGCAAAGCAAGCAGCATTCCCTGACCATCTTGGCTTTAGAGGACAGGCTGCTAGAGGCCACTCAGCAGCagaaggtgctggaggaggaaaaggcagcacTCGTGGAAAAAATGGAAG GATTTCAGTGTGATGCCCACAGCTCAGCATCAGGAGCTTGGCTGAAGATTTGTCCTGCCATGGAGTCTCACGTTTGTCTGAG AaaactgcaggaggagctggcagtggtGCAGggcacactcctggaaaagaaGGCAGTCATCAGCAGGCTCAGCAGGGAGCTGTCAGAAACCAGAACCAGGATGTCAGACATGAGAG GGGAGCTGAGTGAAGAGCAGAAGGtggagctggagcacagccagaGGCAGCTGAAACACCGGGAGTGGGAAGTGAACCAGCTCAGAAAGAAGCTATCCAAGATGTCCAGCCTTGTGGAGGAGAAGGATCGGGccctgaaagcagcagctgaagaattAAG TCAAGCCCAAACGCACTGCCAGGTGCTGAGGGATGCTTCCCAACAAACACTGGAGAACGAAGAGGATGCTCCCAGGACACCAGTGCAG GAGCCACCATCAGACTTGGCTGAGCTCGGTGCAAAATGCCGAGGCCTCAGGCACGAGGAAACGATCCAGCGCCAAAAAGCAGGTTTGGCCGAGCTCCGGGAGAGAGTAAAGATGCTGGAGAAGAGACAGTGCTCAG GTGCTGTGAAGAGCGATTCAGAGCCACTGGTGGTCCGGGTGAAAGACTTACCAGAGAAAATAGTCCAACCAAGAGGTCTTGAGCTGGAACCTGCTTCTGTGTTGGGAGGAAAACTGAAGGCTGGCAAG GCTCCTGACCATGTTCCTAATGGGAGCTCGTTCAGGATCACCAACAGCACAGTGAGCTTGGAAATGGCTGAGGAAACAGATTTGGGTGAGAAGATG TACCTTGATGTAATCGGTGCTCTGGGAAGCCTGGTGGAGATGAAGGAGCTGTCAGGAAtgcagcctctgcagcaccTTCCTCAGGAGAAAAGGGCAGAAGTGGGACTGCAGAGACAGAAGGCTCTGGAGCTGTTGTACAAGAAGATCAGGAACCTCCAGGTTCacctggaaaggaaagaagaagtgCTAAAAGATTATGAGGGAAGTGTGGAGCAGCTCAG GCAGAGCCAAGCTTCCCTGCGAAGGTGCCAGGAGGAGATGTCCAGCCTGGAAGATGaagcccacagggaggcagaagagaaggctctgctGCGAGAGGCTCTGGAGAGgatgcagctccagctggaccAGGAGAAGAGGCTGCGGCAAGCAGCCAAACGGCACAAG CCTGGAGCCACAAAGACTCTGCTCAGGCAAGCCAAAGGCCAAGGAGTGCATGGCAGATGCTGTCAAATTGGGAAGGGAAGCTCATAG